GATCTCATGCGCTGAAACAGCAACTCGAGCAGGCATTGACGGATCGAGGATGTATTCTTGATGTCAGCCAGCCGGAAATCGTCGTCTCGATCGGTGGAGACGGAACGATGTTACAGGCGTTTCATTCGTATCTCGATCAAGTAGAGACGATCACGCTTGTTGGGATTCATACGGGGCATCTTGGTTTTTATGCGGATTGGCGCCCTGAAGAAATGGATGAACTGATTGATCATATCGCGAAGCAGGATTTGGCGACGGTTCAATACCCATTGCTTGAACTCTCGATTGATTATGCGGATGGTTCACACAACCAACTGCTTGCCTTGAATGAATGTACGATTAAAAGTTTTAATCAGACGCTCGTTTGCGATTTATCGATTCGAGGCGACTACTTCGAGACATTCCGAGGGGACGGGTTGTGTGTATCGACACCGTCTGGTTCGACAGCTTACAATAAGGCACTCGGCGGAGCGATCGTTCACCCGGCGCTCGAAGCAATTCAAATTACAGAGATGGCTTCCATCAACAATCGTGTCTACCGGACGATCGGCTCACCGATGTTGCTACCGAAACATCATGATGTCGAAATTCGTCCCGTCAATCCGATTGATTTTCAGATGACCTATGACCACTATGCTTCGATCATTCATCAAAACGTGACATCGATTCGGTGCCGGGTCTCTGATAAAAAAGTGAAATTTGCTCGTTTTCGTTCTTTCCCGTTCTGGCAACGGGTGCGGGAATCTTTCCTGGCAGACGAAAGACGTTAAAGTAAAGGAAATGGAAACATGAATGGATTTCAGCTACAACAGATGGTGACTGACATCGAGAATGGCTGGCGTGTCAGTCATTTTTGTACGACCCGCTTAGGAATTTCACGAAAAATGTTAGTATCGATTAAAAATCATGGGGATATCACGCGTAATGGTCAGCATGTTAACGTCCACGACGTCTTACACGCGGGTGATCATGTCCATATCTTCTTCCCGGAAGAGACACCAGCACCGGATATGGTGGCGACAGAAGGGGAACTTGATATTTTGTTTGAAGACGATTGGTTACTCGTCGTCAATAAACCGCCAGGCATGGCATCGATCCCGTCACGATTGCATCCAGAACGCTCATTATCGAACTATGTCCTTGGTTATTACCGAAAACAAGGAATTCCGTATGCGATCCATATCGTTAATCGGCTCGATCGTGATACGAGTGGTCTTGTCTTGTTCGCGAAACATGGGCTTGCCCATCACCGGATGAGTCTTATGCAACGATCCAATGAATTAGAACGACATTATTTAGCGTATGCACCCGGAAACGTACCGGTACAAACGATTGATCAACCGATTGGTCAAACCGATCATTCTTTCATGGAACGGATGGTACGACCAGATGGTCAACGAGCCATTACGCATATCTTAAATAGCCGTCTAGTTCGAGCCTTTGACCAAGAAATCTCATTACTCGATATCCGACTAGAGACGGGTCGGACACACCAAATTCGTGTCCACCTTGCTTTTCTTGGGCATCCTTTGATTGGCGATACGATGTATCAAGGAAACCCGTTGCTGCCGCGTCAGGCGCTCCATAGTGCGTCAGCAACGTTCCTTCATCCTGCGACGGGAGAACGGGTTCGTTTTGAAGCACCACTTCCTGAGGATCTCCGACTGGAATGATGAAGTACACAAATAAAAGGCAATGGACTTGGTCCACTGCCTTTTATTTGTGTTTAGTCCTCATCGAACATGGAAATCCGAGATTGAGAGGCGATTGCCATGATCAATCCTAGACCGACGAGGTTTACGATCATCGTTGATCCACCATAACTGATGAACGGTAAGGGAAGACCTGTGATCGGTAAGACACCAATCGTCATCCCGATGTTTTGGAAAATCTGGAACGTAAACATCGCGACGTATCCTGTCACGATATAGGTGCCAAATGGATCCGCCGTTTCAAGTGCAATTTGAATCAAGCGATAGACGAACAGGAACAAGACGATCAAGACGATGGCAGCTCCAATGAAACCGTAGTGTGAGGCAATCGTCGTAAAGATGAAGTCTGTATGCAATTCTGGAACAAACACTTGCAGTTTCCCGTATCCAACGCCGAACATTTGCCCTGAACCTGTAGCGTTGATT
This region of Exiguobacterium acetylicum DSM 20416 genomic DNA includes:
- a CDS encoding NAD kinase; this translates as MRFAITARDDERSHALKQQLEQALTDRGCILDVSQPEIVVSIGGDGTMLQAFHSYLDQVETITLVGIHTGHLGFYADWRPEEMDELIDHIAKQDLATVQYPLLELSIDYADGSHNQLLALNECTIKSFNQTLVCDLSIRGDYFETFRGDGLCVSTPSGSTAYNKALGGAIVHPALEAIQITEMASINNRVYRTIGSPMLLPKHHDVEIRPVNPIDFQMTYDHYASIIHQNVTSIRCRVSDKKVKFARFRSFPFWQRVRESFLADERR
- a CDS encoding RluA family pseudouridine synthase, translated to MNGFQLQQMVTDIENGWRVSHFCTTRLGISRKMLVSIKNHGDITRNGQHVNVHDVLHAGDHVHIFFPEETPAPDMVATEGELDILFEDDWLLVVNKPPGMASIPSRLHPERSLSNYVLGYYRKQGIPYAIHIVNRLDRDTSGLVLFAKHGLAHHRMSLMQRSNELERHYLAYAPGNVPVQTIDQPIGQTDHSFMERMVRPDGQRAITHILNSRLVRAFDQEISLLDIRLETGRTHQIRVHLAFLGHPLIGDTMYQGNPLLPRQALHSASATFLHPATGERVRFEAPLPEDLRLE